The following coding sequences lie in one Synechococcus sp. CC9902 genomic window:
- a CDS encoding cell division protein SepF: MSLISRLRAVVAGDDYLDGELDDFAYEDEQQDQDQRATQADGGALATLGDSNPFDLGGDLPGSNVIGMPGISTAAAEVNLMEPRSFDEMPRAIQALRERKTVILNLTMMEPDQAQRAVDFVAGGTFAIDGHQERVGESIFLFAPSCVTVTNASQDETSAPTVVSREIDVAEPSESASAPSPAWGAAAL; the protein is encoded by the coding sequence GTGTCGCTGATCTCCCGCCTTCGTGCCGTTGTCGCTGGTGACGACTATCTCGATGGTGAACTCGATGATTTCGCCTACGAAGATGAGCAACAGGATCAGGACCAACGTGCCACGCAGGCTGACGGTGGCGCGCTAGCCACCCTGGGGGACAGCAACCCCTTCGACTTGGGTGGAGACCTGCCAGGGTCCAACGTGATTGGCATGCCAGGGATCAGTACTGCAGCGGCAGAGGTGAACCTGATGGAGCCCCGCAGCTTCGATGAGATGCCCCGGGCGATTCAAGCGTTGCGCGAGCGCAAGACGGTGATCCTGAATCTCACAATGATGGAGCCAGACCAAGCCCAGCGAGCCGTTGATTTTGTGGCGGGTGGCACATTTGCCATCGATGGCCATCAAGAACGCGTTGGTGAGAGCATTTTTCTGTTCGCACCGAGCTGCGTCACGGTGACCAATGCCAGCCAGGACGAAACGTCTGCTCCCACTGTTGTGAGTCGGGAGATTGATGTGGCAGAGCCGTCGGAATCCGCCTCGGCACCGTCTCCTGCCTGGGGCGCCGCAGCTCTCTGA
- a CDS encoding PipX family protein, producing the protein MASERYLNHPTFGMLYRVAPAGEGRDVYATLYAQRMFFLVTLQPRGAQFEVIPYGDARHHAEVNISRCRRDGSDDLVSWRQLFDQTFI; encoded by the coding sequence ATGGCTTCCGAGCGCTACCTCAACCATCCCACCTTTGGGATGCTCTATCGGGTCGCTCCGGCGGGTGAAGGGCGTGATGTATACGCCACCTTGTATGCCCAGCGCATGTTCTTCCTGGTCACCCTTCAACCGCGTGGAGCGCAGTTCGAAGTCATTCCCTATGGGGATGCCCGCCATCATGCCGAGGTGAATATCAGCCGGTGTCGGCGTGATGGTTCGGACGATTTGGTGAGTTGGCGCCAACTCTTTGATCAAACTTTCATCTGA
- the der gene encoding ribosome biogenesis GTPase Der, giving the protein MARPVVAIIGRPNVGKSTLVNRLCRSREAIVHDQPGVTRDRTYQDGYWGDREFKVVDTGGLVFDDDSEFLPEIREQAALALDEASVALVIVDGKQGLTAADESIAEFLRQQRCPTLLAVNKCESVEQGLAMAAEFWSLGLGEPYPISAIHGAGTAEVLDQVLTFLPPKDQEGDEEEPIQMSIIGRPNVGKSSLLNAICGEQRAIVSPIRGTTRDTIDTNIVRENRPWRLVDTAGIRRRRSVNYGPEYFGINRSFKAIERSDVCVLVIDALDGVTEQDQRLAGRIEEDGRACVVVVNKWDAVEKDSHTMSATEKELRAKLYFLDWAPMLFTSALTGQRVESIFALAALAVEQHRRRVTTSVVNEVLKEALSWRSPPTTRGGRQGKLYYGTQVASRPPSFTLFVNDPKLFGDTYRRYVERHIREGLGFDGTPLKLFWRGKQQRDAEKELARQQNRRG; this is encoded by the coding sequence TTGGCGCGTCCTGTCGTCGCAATTATTGGACGCCCCAATGTTGGCAAGTCCACCCTGGTGAACAGGCTCTGCCGAAGTCGTGAGGCGATCGTGCACGACCAGCCCGGGGTGACTAGGGATCGCACCTACCAAGACGGTTACTGGGGAGACCGTGAGTTCAAGGTGGTCGACACCGGTGGGTTGGTGTTTGACGACGACAGCGAGTTTCTTCCTGAGATTCGTGAGCAAGCGGCATTGGCCTTGGATGAAGCCAGCGTCGCCTTGGTGATTGTTGATGGAAAACAAGGACTCACCGCGGCCGATGAATCCATTGCGGAATTTTTACGTCAGCAGCGTTGTCCCACATTGCTGGCTGTTAACAAGTGTGAGTCCGTCGAGCAGGGACTCGCTATGGCGGCTGAGTTTTGGTCGCTGGGACTTGGGGAGCCTTATCCCATTTCAGCGATCCATGGAGCAGGCACCGCCGAGGTCTTGGATCAAGTCCTAACTTTTTTGCCACCTAAGGATCAGGAAGGTGATGAAGAAGAGCCGATTCAGATGTCGATTATTGGACGCCCCAATGTTGGTAAATCAAGCCTTCTAAATGCCATTTGTGGTGAGCAGCGCGCCATTGTGAGCCCGATCCGAGGCACAACGCGCGACACCATTGATACCAATATTGTGCGGGAAAATCGCCCCTGGCGGCTTGTTGATACAGCGGGCATCCGACGCCGTCGCAGTGTGAATTACGGCCCTGAATATTTTGGAATTAATCGCAGTTTTAAGGCGATTGAACGCAGTGATGTTTGTGTGTTGGTGATTGATGCCCTCGATGGGGTCACAGAACAAGATCAGCGTTTGGCCGGACGGATCGAGGAAGACGGTCGGGCTTGTGTGGTGGTGGTCAATAAGTGGGATGCCGTTGAAAAAGACAGCCACACCATGTCGGCGACGGAAAAAGAGTTGAGGGCCAAGCTTTATTTCCTCGACTGGGCTCCGATGCTGTTTACATCGGCGCTTACTGGACAACGGGTAGAGAGCATCTTTGCTCTGGCTGCCTTGGCGGTGGAGCAGCATCGCCGTCGTGTCACCACCTCTGTGGTGAATGAGGTGCTGAAAGAGGCCTTGAGTTGGCGCTCACCACCCACCACGCGCGGCGGCAGGCAGGGAAAGCTGTACTACGGCACGCAGGTGGCCAGTCGGCCTCCCAGCTTCACCTTGTTCGTGAACGATCCAAAATTATTTGGAGACACCTACCGCCGTTATGTGGAGCGGCACATTCGTGAAGGCCTTGGCTTTGACGGAACGCCGTTGAAGTTGTTTTGGCGAGGCAAGCAGCAACGCGATGCTGAAAAAGAGTTGGCCCGTCAACAGAACCGCAGGGGTTGA
- the proC gene encoding pyrroline-5-carboxylate reductase, which translates to MPTNNIQPAFGVIGLGRMAQALVVPLLAKGHVDPHQLLAVVGSETTATLRRTELPQGVQIVAAADSRAIDVWTAPLQLLAVKPQQLDAVAQSSAPAQGRPLLISVLAGVSLDRLQRLFPGHCCVRAVPNTPALVGAGLTALAWGDGVNAEQRRQVYDLFGDVGEVLELPESKLDAFLALTSSGPAFIALVAEAMADGAVLAGLPRDLAQRLAHRTLAGTAALLDQRELHPGELKDMVASPGGTTIAGLRQLEQAGLRSALIEAVMAAAERSRQLG; encoded by the coding sequence GTGCCGACGAACAACATCCAGCCTGCATTTGGAGTAATCGGCCTGGGTCGTATGGCCCAGGCTCTTGTCGTTCCACTGCTGGCCAAGGGGCATGTCGATCCTCACCAGCTCTTGGCTGTGGTGGGGTCCGAGACGACGGCAACGCTTCGTCGTACAGAACTGCCTCAAGGCGTTCAGATTGTGGCTGCAGCGGACTCACGTGCCATCGACGTTTGGACGGCGCCGTTGCAGCTTCTGGCTGTAAAGCCCCAGCAGCTTGATGCAGTTGCTCAATCCAGTGCACCTGCGCAGGGTCGCCCCCTCTTGATTTCTGTTTTGGCAGGGGTGTCCCTAGACCGGCTGCAACGGTTGTTCCCGGGGCACTGCTGTGTGCGGGCTGTGCCCAATACGCCTGCATTGGTGGGAGCTGGCCTCACGGCTCTGGCTTGGGGCGATGGTGTGAATGCTGAGCAGCGACGTCAGGTTTATGACTTGTTTGGTGATGTCGGGGAAGTTCTTGAACTTCCCGAATCCAAGCTCGATGCTTTTCTAGCGCTCACCTCATCCGGCCCAGCTTTCATTGCCTTGGTGGCGGAAGCCATGGCTGATGGGGCTGTGTTGGCGGGTTTGCCGAGGGATTTGGCCCAGCGGTTAGCCCATCGCACTCTGGCGGGAACGGCGGCGCTTCTGGATCAACGGGAATTGCATCCTGGCGAACTCAAAGACATGGTGGCTTCCCCCGGTGGTACCACCATTGCTGGCCTTCGACAGTTGGAGCAAGCAGGCTTGCGCTCAGCCTTAATCGAGGCGGTGATGGCGGCTGCGGAGCGAAGCCGTCAACTGGGCTGA
- a CDS encoding YggS family pyridoxal phosphate-dependent enzyme — protein sequence MTDSLADRWTTVTGELPPRARLLAVSKGHPAASIRAVASLGQQAFGESRLQEAVEKQALLSDLTLQWHFIGRLQRNKVRGVVKAFSVIHSVDSFALAERVSRIAVEEGCCPDVLLQVRFREDPTKGGMEPSELLSAWPQLRALPSLRLMGLMTMAPLGLEGEERQTLFLECRSLADQLGLPDCSMGMSGDWTEAVAAGSTWLRLGSAVFGQRDVPKPGAG from the coding sequence TTGACCGATTCTCTGGCTGATCGCTGGACAACTGTGACGGGGGAGCTGCCCCCGAGGGCCCGTTTGTTGGCGGTGAGTAAGGGCCACCCTGCTGCGTCGATTCGTGCTGTTGCTTCATTGGGGCAACAGGCCTTTGGCGAAAGTCGGTTGCAGGAAGCGGTTGAAAAGCAGGCCTTGCTCTCGGACCTAACCCTGCAGTGGCATTTCATAGGTCGATTGCAACGCAACAAGGTGCGTGGCGTTGTGAAGGCGTTTTCTGTGATCCATTCGGTTGATTCCTTCGCTCTGGCTGAGCGGGTGTCGAGGATTGCTGTTGAGGAGGGGTGCTGTCCTGATGTGTTGCTCCAGGTGAGGTTCCGCGAGGATCCAACGAAGGGAGGAATGGAGCCGTCTGAGCTGCTTTCGGCTTGGCCCCAGTTGCGCGCACTGCCGTCTTTGCGGCTCATGGGGTTGATGACCATGGCTCCGCTCGGCCTGGAGGGAGAGGAGCGTCAAACCTTGTTTCTTGAGTGCCGATCCTTAGCTGATCAATTGGGATTGCCGGACTGCTCCATGGGAATGTCAGGGGATTGGACGGAGGCCGTTGCGGCTGGAAGTACGTGGTTGCGTTTGGGATCTGCCGTGTTTGGCCAACGGGATGTGCCAAAACCTGGTGCGGGCTGA
- a CDS encoding energy-coupling factor transporter transmembrane component T family protein: MDWLRQIPMGQYVDGSEGWLRRLDPRLKLAWSLVFLLTPVLAGPWWRVGLVLSLFVITALSGLPRKLWWRSLVVLVLLALAVGLLSMLLPAVDPPAAFSLRNPLELPDATTDGPSWDLIRLGPLQWGNFSLGPLVVDRASAQLGLRTSTLIFTVIHSVNLVLITTTPEDLVWGLSWYLTPLAVFGLPVERLGFQLLLALRFLPLVQEELQNLLRSMASRAVNLRTLGFKAGFGIVLAVGERLLANILLRAEQGADALVARGGRILGPSRFRLPAERPAPLLNALALLGLLMVVGLRGQYGAL, from the coding sequence ATGGACTGGTTGCGTCAGATCCCGATGGGGCAGTACGTCGATGGCTCTGAAGGCTGGCTTCGGCGTCTAGACCCCCGTTTGAAGCTGGCGTGGTCCCTTGTTTTCCTGCTGACACCCGTCTTGGCCGGTCCTTGGTGGCGTGTTGGGCTCGTGCTGAGTTTGTTCGTGATCACAGCCCTGAGCGGCTTGCCCCGCAAGCTCTGGTGGCGATCGCTGGTAGTGCTGGTGCTGCTGGCCCTTGCCGTTGGTTTGCTGTCCATGCTGCTCCCTGCGGTGGATCCTCCAGCGGCGTTTTCCCTTCGAAACCCCCTCGAATTGCCCGATGCCACGACCGACGGTCCCAGCTGGGATTTGATCAGGCTTGGACCGCTGCAATGGGGCAACTTCAGCCTTGGTCCGCTTGTGGTGGATCGCGCCTCAGCTCAGCTGGGATTACGCACGTCGACCTTGATTTTTACCGTGATCCATAGCGTCAACCTTGTGCTCATCACCACCACTCCAGAAGATCTCGTGTGGGGGCTGAGCTGGTACCTCACACCCCTTGCCGTCTTTGGACTTCCGGTGGAGAGGCTGGGATTTCAGTTGCTATTGGCGCTGCGCTTTTTGCCACTCGTTCAAGAGGAGCTTCAAAACCTGCTTCGTTCGATGGCAAGCCGAGCCGTGAATTTGCGCACCTTGGGCTTCAAAGCTGGCTTTGGGATTGTTCTTGCAGTGGGTGAGCGCCTTCTTGCCAATATTTTGTTACGTGCGGAACAAGGCGCTGATGCCTTGGTGGCCAGAGGTGGGCGGATTTTGGGTCCTTCGCGGTTTCGGTTACCAGCGGAGCGGCCTGCACCCCTTCTCAATGCCCTCGCCCTTCTGGGCCTGCTAATGGTGGTGGGTCTGCGTGGTCAGTACGGTGCTCTTTAA
- a CDS encoding DUF1823 family protein: MGDLWPVSRALLQQILEDRCTDRFVCECIWTRLGYVPVGDQWHAGPTTSKEWSDAFPLGPELIAQRPASVRLTRSIPKPLKQLLKEQLGFAGYKIGGLYPRRTRRATAVSWLLAWLAQRGEPLPDQGPLAQEMPVPSDPVKGHPGDLLIS; this comes from the coding sequence ATGGGTGATCTTTGGCCTGTGAGTCGCGCACTACTGCAACAGATTCTTGAGGATCGTTGCACCGATCGTTTCGTTTGCGAATGCATTTGGACGCGGCTGGGATACGTACCCGTCGGTGATCAATGGCACGCCGGTCCCACCACATCCAAAGAGTGGTCTGATGCGTTTCCCCTTGGTCCTGAATTGATTGCTCAGCGCCCAGCATCTGTTCGTTTAACCCGCTCGATCCCTAAGCCTCTCAAGCAGCTTTTAAAGGAGCAGCTGGGTTTTGCCGGCTACAAGATCGGTGGGTTGTACCCCCGGCGCACCCGCCGCGCTACTGCCGTGAGTTGGTTGCTGGCATGGCTCGCCCAGCGAGGGGAGCCTTTGCCGGATCAAGGTCCTCTGGCCCAAGAAATGCCTGTCCCTAGTGATCCCGTAAAAGGGCATCCGGGAGATCTCCTGATTTCATGA
- a CDS encoding rhamnan synthesis F family protein, producing MVSSQSLSDRSLTQALRQVVERGFGLEDLQPALAERNPGLPVACLDPRLIPIPLLVSPQSWAPQDSGIDEKALLQAHPDLIGATTLVSSGRLTQIVHGEACLYADLPPIHLQAYLDGLRPAAKKELQRQKACALEHLATLGWKRFRHRRALGKDLDRYQPEPDAAIQTAHSPNNPLPLVLVVLQTEPRPANNAASTLDSNTTDGNTVGWNHIIHGHLDDLNSVWSALPSSSEALVSFCHCDDRLAPQAPLLLSRAAEASHKAELFSSDETLQWSADPTQPPGNRQNHVSALPWRLLTRGCIGGLVTLRLSRLRQLDLPNRRLCLHNLILDLSLQVSAQRHTCEHLSQALLSRKITTNPAVPEVASPKDRLVFSAAQCQESLSICRERGAHFLTTGGVITAHPKWSGCHQVHWTPPENTFVSILIPFRDSAALTKVCVESIRRCAGDIPFELILIDNGSTSTDTLTWLNHQRVLSDVTVLRLDCDFNYAQIHNFARPYCQGTHLLLLNNDIEVRSENILQKLLDPFAVSHTVAVGARLRYPNNSIQHHGVVLIKGERRCVLEPGKHLSELNTIDMFTPLGVQEEWIAATAACLMLRTADFDQIGGFDEQLAVVFNDVDLCLRLRQLEGSVVVTPFVDIIHHESVSRGKDQSGEALARHQRESGYLRHKHAGLFETGDPLFSHNIHPHSNRFQPKDPAPQSSGRVKPQQISHWKQRGWKPNNKKPLIVMAHFDPTNRLRPDLLKLLESYAQFGDVVLVSASPGLRWHWNTLRKLKRCCRAILIRRNEGYDFGSWMAALHSLKRDIDNIDQLILTNDSFWGPITPLDDLFQRLKASSADVIGLTDDQMYAPHLQSAFLAFRKPVIQSDAFQSFWNQLESWPRKRDLIKKYEVGLPVCLQKAGFKTESLYTKHANGNILHTAWKELIEAKNFPFLKVSLLRDNPMHQEIDAWEQVISERNPVLAAQIRSQLQQPKS from the coding sequence ATGGTGTCAAGCCAAAGTCTTTCAGATCGATCGCTCACGCAGGCTCTACGACAAGTCGTTGAGCGGGGATTTGGCTTGGAAGACTTACAGCCAGCCTTGGCGGAGCGAAATCCAGGCCTACCAGTGGCCTGCCTCGATCCTCGCCTGATCCCGATTCCTTTACTGGTGAGCCCCCAGAGCTGGGCACCACAAGACAGCGGCATCGATGAAAAAGCCCTGCTTCAAGCCCATCCAGATCTCATCGGCGCCACAACGCTTGTGAGCTCTGGGCGACTCACCCAGATCGTCCATGGAGAGGCATGCCTGTATGCAGACCTACCTCCAATCCACTTACAGGCCTACCTCGATGGTCTCCGTCCAGCCGCGAAAAAAGAACTTCAACGCCAAAAAGCCTGCGCCCTTGAGCACCTAGCCACCCTCGGCTGGAAACGGTTCCGCCATCGGCGTGCTCTTGGGAAAGATCTCGACCGCTATCAACCGGAACCTGATGCAGCCATACAAACCGCTCACTCACCAAACAATCCATTGCCACTGGTGTTGGTGGTTTTACAAACGGAGCCTCGACCAGCCAACAACGCTGCCAGCACTCTTGACAGCAACACCACTGACGGAAACACCGTTGGCTGGAATCACATCATCCATGGACATCTCGACGATCTCAACTCGGTGTGGTCGGCACTGCCTTCCTCCAGCGAGGCTCTGGTGAGCTTTTGCCATTGCGATGACCGCCTGGCACCACAAGCACCACTACTGCTGAGTCGAGCCGCAGAAGCTTCACACAAGGCTGAGTTGTTCAGCTCTGATGAAACATTGCAGTGGAGTGCCGATCCGACACAGCCCCCTGGCAACCGTCAAAACCACGTATCCGCCCTGCCTTGGCGCCTACTCACCCGAGGGTGTATCGGTGGGCTAGTGACGCTTCGACTCAGTCGATTGCGCCAATTAGACCTCCCAAATCGACGCCTATGTCTTCACAATCTGATCCTTGATCTCAGCCTTCAAGTCAGTGCACAACGCCACACATGTGAGCATTTAAGCCAGGCTCTACTGAGCCGAAAAATCACCACGAATCCCGCCGTTCCAGAAGTGGCATCCCCCAAAGATCGTCTGGTTTTCAGTGCCGCACAATGTCAAGAATCTCTGAGTATTTGTCGAGAACGCGGAGCTCATTTTCTGACGACTGGCGGGGTAATTACGGCCCATCCCAAATGGTCTGGATGCCATCAAGTGCATTGGACTCCCCCAGAGAACACATTTGTTTCAATTCTGATTCCCTTTCGCGATAGCGCAGCACTCACCAAAGTTTGCGTGGAGTCGATTCGCCGTTGTGCTGGAGATATTCCCTTTGAACTGATCTTGATCGACAACGGCAGCACGAGTACAGACACTTTGACTTGGCTCAATCATCAGCGCGTTCTGAGCGATGTCACAGTGCTGCGTTTGGATTGCGACTTTAATTACGCACAGATTCATAATTTTGCACGTCCTTATTGCCAGGGCACACATCTCTTACTTCTAAATAACGATATTGAAGTCCGCTCGGAAAATATTCTTCAAAAACTCCTCGATCCTTTTGCAGTGAGCCACACAGTGGCCGTTGGTGCTCGACTGCGTTACCCCAACAACAGCATCCAACATCATGGGGTCGTGCTCATCAAAGGGGAACGACGCTGTGTGTTGGAGCCGGGCAAACACCTGTCTGAACTCAACACCATTGATATGTTCACTCCCTTGGGAGTGCAAGAAGAGTGGATTGCAGCCACTGCTGCCTGTTTGATGCTTAGAACCGCTGATTTTGATCAAATTGGTGGGTTCGATGAACAACTCGCAGTGGTCTTCAACGATGTAGATCTATGCCTGCGATTGCGACAACTGGAAGGCTCTGTTGTTGTCACGCCGTTTGTTGACATCATTCACCATGAATCAGTGAGTCGCGGCAAAGATCAATCAGGAGAGGCCCTAGCCCGACATCAACGCGAGTCGGGTTATTTGCGACATAAACACGCCGGACTCTTTGAAACTGGAGATCCACTATTTAGTCACAACATCCATCCCCACAGCAACCGCTTCCAACCCAAAGATCCTGCACCCCAGTCGTCTGGCCGTGTGAAGCCTCAGCAGATCAGCCACTGGAAGCAACGGGGCTGGAAACCAAATAACAAAAAGCCCTTGATTGTGATGGCTCATTTTGATCCAACCAACCGTTTACGCCCAGATCTGCTCAAACTTTTGGAGAGTTACGCACAATTTGGAGATGTCGTTTTGGTCTCGGCTTCGCCAGGCCTCCGATGGCACTGGAACACCTTGCGAAAGCTCAAAAGATGTTGCCGCGCCATTTTGATTCGCCGCAACGAAGGATATGACTTTGGCAGCTGGATGGCAGCCCTGCATTCGCTTAAAAGAGATATTGACAACATCGATCAACTTATTCTCACAAATGACAGTTTTTGGGGGCCAATCACACCCCTCGACGATTTATTTCAACGACTAAAAGCAAGCAGTGCAGACGTCATTGGACTCACCGACGACCAAATGTATGCACCCCATCTTCAATCTGCTTTTCTTGCATTTCGAAAACCAGTAATTCAAAGTGATGCATTTCAAAGCTTTTGGAATCAACTGGAATCATGGCCTCGCAAACGTGATTTGATCAAAAAATACGAAGTTGGTCTACCAGTTTGCCTACAAAAAGCCGGGTTTAAAACAGAAAGTCTTTACACAAAACATGCCAATGGAAATATTTTGCATACAGCCTGGAAAGAGTTAATTGAAGCAAAAAACTTTCCCTTTCTGAAGGTTTCACTGCTTCGGGATAATCCGATGCATCAAGAGATTGATGCCTGGGAGCAGGTGATCTCGGAACGGAATCCCGTCTTGGCCGCTCAAATCCGATCACAACTCCAACAGCCAAAATCCTGA
- the dusB gene encoding tRNA dihydrouridine synthase DusB, protein MADETERSGLDHPQPLNQSLQTPIHLPGNGTCRQLHSRVLQSPLAGVTDKIFRGLVRRWSRDSLLFTEMVNATSLELGHGYGKMDDLKAEEGPIAVQLFDHRPHAMAHAARRAEQAGAFLIDINMGCPVRKIAKKGGGSGLIRDPNLATQILEAVVDAVSIPVTVKTRLGWCGSSSDPITWCRQLQNAGAQMLTLHGRTREQGFKGQANWNAIAEVKQALTIPVIANGDINSPTDALRCLEITGADGVMVGRGTMGSPWLVGQIEAAFMNRPIPATPDSGARLHLAKEQLHDLVSSRGSHGLLIARKHMSWTCTGFPGAPQLRHSLMRATTPDDAYQLIDNAINSLRTVGIAQEAK, encoded by the coding sequence ATGGCTGATGAAACTGAGCGGAGTGGTCTTGATCATCCCCAACCTTTGAACCAAAGCCTGCAAACACCCATTCATCTTCCGGGCAATGGCACCTGCCGTCAGCTTCATTCGCGGGTCCTGCAATCGCCTTTAGCGGGCGTAACCGACAAGATTTTTCGTGGGTTAGTGCGGCGATGGTCTCGGGATTCCTTGCTGTTCACAGAAATGGTGAACGCCACAAGCCTGGAGCTCGGCCACGGTTACGGAAAAATGGACGACCTCAAGGCCGAGGAAGGCCCCATCGCGGTTCAACTCTTCGATCACCGCCCTCACGCGATGGCCCACGCAGCACGCCGTGCCGAACAGGCTGGGGCCTTTCTTATCGATATCAACATGGGATGTCCAGTCCGAAAAATCGCGAAGAAAGGCGGAGGTTCAGGACTCATCCGTGACCCGAATCTCGCCACTCAGATTTTGGAGGCGGTCGTTGACGCTGTATCGATTCCGGTCACCGTAAAAACGCGCCTCGGTTGGTGTGGGAGCAGTTCGGACCCGATCACTTGGTGCCGACAACTTCAAAATGCTGGCGCCCAAATGTTGACCTTGCATGGACGAACCCGGGAACAGGGTTTCAAAGGCCAAGCGAATTGGAATGCGATCGCGGAAGTCAAGCAAGCCTTAACGATTCCCGTGATTGCCAATGGAGATATCAACAGCCCCACCGATGCACTTCGGTGTTTAGAGATCACAGGAGCCGATGGCGTGATGGTGGGTCGCGGAACCATGGGGTCACCCTGGCTGGTGGGACAAATTGAAGCCGCATTCATGAATCGACCGATTCCTGCAACACCAGACAGTGGTGCCAGACTTCACTTAGCCAAAGAACAGTTGCACGATTTGGTGTCATCCAGAGGATCCCACGGCCTCCTCATTGCACGAAAACATATGAGCTGGACATGCACTGGGTTCCCAGGAGCACCACAACTCCGCCATTCCTTAATGCGCGCAACAACACCAGACGATGCCTACCAATTAATCGATAACGCCATCAACTCCTTACGCACAGTCGGGATCGCACAAGAAGCAAAATAA
- a CDS encoding LPS biosynthesis protein: MARWFCRLDPAFYPAWQRGDLEAQARSFAIQGWLLSIDVDGQGTSSSFLNPPAAPDLPWAWELNCSDPLSPQAERNLLASLKEAWCSEHVLHLLGRPVIVLRGLKNLSSLKFALQRFRKLHDQLLILSSDLRPISGIEENGLDVDGWLDSSTDQMIYIRNLKLAHHRLAGSGLEVPGVWAMDQDLEKVSSDSPNELYREWLEQASAWSELANDGAIDAPVCIQDWSGHCRLMMPSSLKEKSVEPERLNVTQIPSTDERSWGESSPGHLALMIHGFYPDVLDDILLKLPSFCAGMVGTQLDLYVSTSMDQIDQVEKKLRDLDFACVRLFGVENRGRDVAPFLLHLLPAVAAAGHHFFVKLHTKKSLQFGIDGLDKWSRHLIESLLSAAGLEAIRYQFLDDEDLGCLCPSGTLLPLAIALFKNKTHLHHLLSHSEINGRWALMQTFVAGSMFAGRVEAFRSLLDQGFSLDDFELEGGQFDGTFAHALERLISLEVKRSGWQIKEMSGSPEAVPGFGYGLVD; the protein is encoded by the coding sequence ATGGCGCGTTGGTTTTGTCGCTTAGATCCGGCTTTTTATCCTGCTTGGCAGAGGGGTGATCTCGAGGCGCAGGCGAGATCTTTTGCCATCCAGGGTTGGCTCCTTTCCATTGATGTGGATGGCCAAGGCACGTCTAGTTCTTTTCTGAATCCTCCTGCTGCACCCGATCTCCCCTGGGCATGGGAATTAAATTGCAGCGATCCGCTCTCTCCTCAAGCGGAGCGAAATTTGCTGGCATCGCTTAAAGAGGCTTGGTGCTCAGAGCATGTTCTGCATCTTTTAGGCCGGCCCGTCATCGTATTGCGTGGTTTGAAAAATTTGAGCTCATTAAAATTTGCTCTTCAACGCTTCCGCAAATTGCATGATCAATTGTTGATTCTCAGTAGTGATCTTCGACCCATCAGTGGAATTGAAGAGAATGGTCTGGATGTTGATGGGTGGTTGGACTCATCGACCGATCAAATGATTTATATCCGAAATTTAAAGCTGGCTCATCATCGTTTGGCAGGCTCAGGCTTAGAAGTTCCTGGGGTTTGGGCGATGGATCAAGACCTTGAAAAGGTTTCGAGTGATTCGCCGAATGAGCTTTATCGGGAATGGCTCGAGCAAGCATCGGCCTGGAGTGAGTTGGCGAATGATGGGGCGATTGATGCCCCTGTATGCATACAAGATTGGTCGGGACACTGTCGCTTGATGATGCCTTCATCTTTGAAGGAGAAAAGTGTTGAGCCTGAGCGTTTGAATGTGACGCAAATCCCATCTACTGATGAACGTAGTTGGGGAGAGTCATCTCCAGGTCATCTGGCCCTCATGATTCATGGTTTTTATCCCGATGTTCTAGACGACATTCTTTTGAAATTACCGAGCTTTTGTGCGGGAATGGTTGGCACTCAGCTTGATCTTTATGTCAGCACTTCAATGGATCAGATAGATCAGGTTGAAAAGAAGCTTCGTGATCTCGATTTTGCGTGTGTTCGCTTGTTTGGTGTGGAGAATCGTGGGCGAGATGTGGCGCCATTTTTGCTGCATTTGCTGCCGGCCGTGGCTGCCGCTGGTCATCATTTTTTTGTGAAGCTACATACTAAAAAGTCGCTTCAGTTTGGTATCGACGGGCTCGATAAGTGGTCGCGACATTTGATTGAGTCGCTGTTGAGTGCTGCTGGACTGGAGGCGATTAGATATCAATTCTTGGATGATGAGGATTTGGGATGTTTGTGCCCATCAGGAACCCTTCTGCCCCTGGCAATTGCTTTGTTTAAAAATAAGACTCACTTGCATCATTTATTGAGTCATTCTGAGATCAATGGGCGCTGGGCACTGATGCAAACATTTGTGGCTGGCAGCATGTTTGCTGGCCGCGTTGAGGCTTTCCGCTCATTGCTCGATCAAGGCTTTTCGTTGGACGACTTTGAACTTGAAGGTGGCCAGTTTGATGGAACATTTGCCCATGCTCTTGAACGTTTGATCTCGCTGGAGGTGAAACGTTCGGGTTGGCAGATTAAGGAGATGTCTGGCAGTCCCGAGGCGGTTCCAGGTTTTGGTTACGGCTTGGTGGATTGA